GGGGGCCTTCCGCGTGCTCGGGGGAGCCGTGGCGGCTACTTGGCCTCCGCCTTCTGCAGCTCCGCCAGCTCCTCGTCCGACTCCCGGCCGGGGGTCGGCAGGTTGAAGCGGACGATGGCGAACCGGAAGATCACGTAGTAGAGGACGCCGAAGCAGAGGCCCACCAGGAGCAGCGCCCAGGGCTTGGTGGCGATGCCCAGGTTGAGGCCGAAGTCGATCACGCCGGCCGAGAAGCCGAAGCCGTCCTTCATGCCGAGCGCCCAGGTCAGGGCCATGGAGACACCGGTGAGCACGGCGTGGATGGCGTACAGGACGGGCGCGATGAACATGAACGTGAACTCGATCGGCTCGGTGACACCGGTGATGAACGAGGTCAGCGCCATGGAGAACATCATGCCGCCGACCACCGCGCGCCGCTCGGGACGGGCCGTGTGGTAGATCGCGAGACAGACGGCCGGCAGGCCGAACATCATGATCGGGAAGAAGCCGGTCATGAACTGTCCGGCGGTCGGGTCACCGGCCAGGAAGCGCGCGATGTCACCGCTCTTGCCCTCGTACGAACCGGCCTGGAACCACGGGAAGGAGTTGAGCAGGTGGTGCATGCCGACCGGGATCAGCGCGCGGTTGGCGATGCCGAAGATGCCCGCGCCGACCGCACCGGAACCGACCAGCCACTCGCCGAAGTGGTGCAGACCCGCGCCGAGGACCGGCCAGATGTAACCGAAGACGATGCCGATGAACAGGCCCGCGA
The DNA window shown above is from Streptomyces akebiae and carries:
- a CDS encoding PTS transporter subunit EIIC, which codes for MTTASAAPAAADNKGPGWGSRTMAVLQRIGRSLMLPVAVLPAAALLVRLGTTDMLGSESLPGFVTKFAGFMAAGGGAILDNMPLLFAVGIAIGFAKKSDGSTALAAVVGYLVFQKVLGTFTDPNLPQVATAVDGKVVMVDKAVNAGVLGGVVMGLVVALLYQRFHRTKLPDWAGFFGGRRLVPILAAFAGLFIGIVFGYIWPVLGAGLHHFGEWLVGSGAVGAGIFGIANRALIPVGMHHLLNSFPWFQAGSYEGKSGDIARFLAGDPTAGQFMTGFFPIMMFGLPAVCLAIYHTARPERRAVVGGMMFSMALTSFITGVTEPIEFTFMFIAPVLYAIHAVLTGVSMALTWALGMKDGFGFSAGVIDFGLNLGIATKPWALLLVGLCFGVLYYVIFRFAIVRFNLPTPGRESDEELAELQKAEAK